The following coding sequences are from one Candidatus Angelobacter sp. window:
- a CDS encoding PQQ-binding-like beta-propeller repeat protein, producing MNVKIGSTLLVLAGLAPFPLISQDWPMLGGTTQRNMASAMINLPDSWDVKSGKNIKWKAQIGSTSFGNPVVADGKIFLGTNNGNPRNPNIQEDKGVLMCFRESDGKFLWQAVTDKLASGAQNDFPEQGVCSSPAVDGKRLYYVSNRGELVCLDTEGFLDGKNEGPFQGEVYQGPGDADIVWKLDMMKELGVYQRNMANSSPVIWEDLVFVETSNGRSDDRIPSPKAPSFLAVNKNTGKVVWQDNSPGDGILRGQWSSPALGLVDGVQQAFFAGGDGWMYGFNARTGERLWKFDLNPKSLAPEDRNYGISTPVFSEGKVLMSAGQDPDRGSGRGAAYSINPANRGDITESGKVWQYEKINRSISTVAVGNGLAFLSDIDGILHCLDVKTGKPYWTFDLKSPVWGSPLLVDGKVYLGDADGDLAVFKASSVMKKPSVIDMADSVYSTPVPANGVLYVMTRTQLYAITTPRSEPGK from the coding sequence ATGAACGTCAAGATCGGCTCCACTTTGCTAGTGCTCGCCGGTTTGGCGCCCTTCCCACTGATCTCGCAGGACTGGCCGATGTTGGGTGGCACAACGCAACGCAACATGGCCTCCGCCATGATCAACCTCCCCGATTCTTGGGATGTCAAGAGCGGCAAAAACATCAAATGGAAGGCGCAAATCGGTTCGACGTCATTCGGAAACCCGGTAGTGGCCGATGGGAAGATCTTCCTCGGCACTAACAACGGGAATCCCAGGAACCCCAATATCCAGGAGGACAAGGGCGTGCTCATGTGCTTCCGGGAGTCCGATGGCAAGTTCCTCTGGCAGGCCGTCACCGACAAACTGGCTTCCGGAGCGCAAAACGATTTCCCTGAGCAGGGTGTCTGCTCCTCCCCAGCGGTGGATGGAAAGCGCCTTTACTACGTGAGCAACCGCGGAGAGTTGGTTTGCCTCGACACAGAAGGGTTCCTGGACGGCAAGAACGAAGGGCCTTTTCAGGGCGAGGTCTACCAAGGACCGGGCGATGCCGACATCGTGTGGAAACTCGACATGATGAAGGAACTGGGCGTCTACCAGCGCAACATGGCGAACTCGTCCCCGGTAATCTGGGAAGACCTGGTCTTCGTGGAGACGTCCAACGGCAGGAGTGATGACAGGATCCCCTCTCCGAAAGCACCCAGCTTTCTCGCCGTCAACAAGAACACTGGCAAAGTCGTTTGGCAGGACAACTCTCCGGGTGACGGCATCCTTCGGGGCCAGTGGTCGTCTCCGGCTCTTGGGCTGGTCGATGGAGTGCAGCAGGCATTCTTCGCGGGAGGAGATGGATGGATGTACGGCTTCAATGCCCGGACGGGAGAGAGACTCTGGAAATTTGATCTGAACCCCAAGAGCCTCGCGCCGGAGGATCGTAATTACGGAATCTCCACGCCTGTTTTCAGCGAAGGCAAGGTGCTCATGAGCGCGGGGCAAGATCCCGACCGCGGCAGCGGACGCGGAGCCGCGTACAGCATCAATCCGGCAAATCGGGGTGATATCACCGAATCCGGCAAAGTCTGGCAGTACGAAAAGATCAACCGTTCCATTTCGACAGTGGCAGTGGGCAACGGGTTGGCTTTCCTATCCGACATTGATGGCATTCTGCACTGCCTCGATGTCAAGACCGGAAAGCCATATTGGACTTTCGACCTCAAATCTCCGGTCTGGGGATCTCCGTTGCTGGTGGATGGCAAGGTTTACCTGGGCGATGCCGACGGGGACCTTGCGGTTTTCAAAGCGAGTTCGGTGATGAAGAAGCCCTCCGTGATCGATATGGCGGACTCAGTGTACAGCACGCCGGTGCCGGCCAACGGCGTATTGTATGTGATGACGAGAACCCAGCTGTATGCC